Part of the Chloroflexota bacterium genome, CCCGCGGTCATAGCCCCCTCACCCCCCGCCCCGCTGCGGTGTATCGGGTGGGGGCGCCCCAGTGCAGCCAGCGGCTCGTGACCCGGAAGTCGTGAACGGCCGGGTTGGGTCACTCGATGCTTCCCCCGTCATCCCGAGCGACGTGAGCGTGCGAACGAAGTCGAGGGATCTTCCTCGTCAATCGTCTCTCACCTGGGGAAGATCCCGCTCCGCTCGTTCCTCGCTACGGTCGGGATGACGGAGGGGTGACAGCGTGCCTCGCCGCGGTCGGGATGACGGACGGGTGTGCTCGTTTCTCGCGTAGCTTGCCCTGAGCTTGCCGAATGGGGTCGGGATGACGGAGGGGAGGTCGTTCCTCGCGCGCTTGCCGAATGGGGTCAAGTTGACGATGCGCACCGAGCGACCCTGCGATTCACGCCTGCCAAGCCACTAGCGGCCACCGTCGATCCTCGGCTACGCTGCACACTCAGCATGCCTCTGAAAGCCGTCGGACGGGAAGGGGATTCTCGGTGAAGACAGCAGAGTTCGTGGGACGATTCCTGGCTGCGCGGGGCGTCCAGCAGGCGTTCGGGCACCCCGGCAGCGACGTGATGGACCTGATCGAGGGCATGGAGCAGGCCGGCATCCGCTTCGTGCTGACTCACCACGAGAACACCGGCGCGTTTATGGCGAACACGGTCGGGCAGTTGACCGGCGTGCCCGGCGTGGCCCTGGCAACCAAAGGGCCGGGCGTCACGAACATCACGTCGGGCGTGGCGGCGGCGCTGCTCGATCGTGCCCCGCTGCTCTGCTTCACCTCGCACATCGACGCGACCACGGCAGCGTCGTACGTCCATCAGCACCTGCCGGTGGTCGAGTTCTACCGACCGATCAGTAAGCTCGCGGAGGAGCTGACGGCCGCCAACGCCGCCGACCTGCTGCCGCGCGCCGTCCGCACCGCAACCGCCAGCCTGCCGGGGTCCGTCTACCTGCCGTCGTCGGCCGGCGAGCAGACGAAGACGCTGGCGCAGGACGACGCGACGCTGCAGCGGCTGATTCAGACGCCGGTCAGGCCCGAGCCGCTGCCGCGGCCATCGCCGGCCGAGATCGAGGCGGCAGCGGCCACGGTGGCCGAGGCGAAGCGGCTTCTGCTCCTGGTCGGCCCGGGCCTCAATCACCTGGACGTCAACGCAGACCTGTTGCGAACGGTTGAGGCCCTGGGAGCGCCCGTCTGCGTCTCGCCAGAGGCGATTGGACAGGTACCGGCCGATCACCCGCTCTACGTCGGGATGTTCGGCTGGTACGACGATCCGCTGCGGCGGCTGCTCGACGAGGCCGACACCGTCCTGACCATCGGCGTTGACGGCTGGGACAACATGGGCACCTACAGGGGCGGCGGCAAGGTCGTCAGCATCGCGGCGGCCGGCGCCAGCGACCCGACGTTCCAGCCCGTGGCCCACGCGCTCAACGGCGACCCGGTCACCATGTTGAGGACGCTGGCCGAACGCGGACGCGGCAGCCGCACCTGGGGGCCGGAGCTTGCCGCGGAAGTCCTCGGCGAGATCGACCACAACCTCGGCGTCTCGACGGAGCACCAGGAGTCGGATGGCATCCCGCCGCAGTCGGTGCTCACGCTGCTGCGGGCCGCCGCCCCGCGCGACGCGATCTTCAGCTGCGATGTCGGCGCGCACAAGTCGCTGTCGTGCCAGGCGTGGCGCTCGTACGGTCCGAAGTCGTTCGTGGTGACGAACGGGCTTTCGCCGATGGGGTACGGCCTTGCCAGCGCGATGGGCGCAAAGCTGGCCTGCCCGGATCGGACCGTCGTCAGCGTGAGCGGCGACGGCGGCCTGCTGATGTACGCCGGCGAGCTGGCGACCTGGGCGCGCCTGAATCTGCCGCTGGTGCTGGTGGTGATGATCGACTCCAGTCTGACGCAGGTCAAGCGCCGTCAGGAGCGGCGGGGCTACTCGGTGGTCAGCACCAGCTTCCAGCGGATCGACTTTTGCGGGCTGGCGAAGGTCCACGGGATCGAGTCGCTGCGGGCCGAGAGCAGCGCTGAGCTTCAGCGGGCACTGGAGACCGCCGTCAGGGCAAATCGGCCATTCCTGGTGGAGGCAGTGCTCGACCAGGAGGAGTACCGGCGCATCCCGGGCACGCCGTAGCGATCCAGGCGTCGGAATCGCCAGGCGGCTACCGCCCCTGGCGGCAGCCAGTTCGCCCAAACCTCGCCGCTCCGCCCCTGTTGGCTCCGGAACAGGCCCGGTCAGCCTCCTAACGTCGCGAATGTTCCGTGCTCAACTGATGTGTCCTGGGCAGTCTCCTACGCTGGGGACTACCACCCTGGCACAAGGAGAGCCCGATGAACGTTCGCACGAAGCTTCGCACCGCTGCCATCGCTGCTACGCTGGGTATCGTGATGCTGACCTCGCCGTCTGGGCTGGTGCTCGCAGCACCGAAGGAGACGCCCGAACAGTCGTGCAAGCGGCGCGGCTTCTACTGGGATGACAGGCTCGGCTGCCTGGACAAGACCTGCCAATCCGGGGGCAAGACCTACAAGCCGGGCGACATCGTGACCTTCACGATCCGGACGCGCAATGGCCCGAAGCAGGTGCTCGGCATGTGCGACGGCTTCACCGGCAACGTGGTGATGATCTAGCGGCCTGGAAGTCGTGAACGACCGGGTCGGGTCACTCGACGCTTCCCCCGTCATCCCGAGCGAAGCGACCCATTCGGCATGCTCAGGGCAAGCCTGATGATCCTCCCCCGTCATCCCGAGCGACGTGAGGCTGCTCCCTTCACCGTCATCCCGAGCGGAGTGAGCGTGCGAACGAAGTCGAGGGATCTTCCTCGTCAGTCGTCCGTCACCCTGGGAAGATCCCCGCTCCGCTCGTGCCTCGCGACGGTCGGGATGACGGAGGGGTGTGCTCGTGCCTCGCCGCGGTCGGGATGACGATGGGCACCGAGCGACCCTGCGATGCACGCCTGCCGAGCCACTGGCGCACGCTGACTCTCCCCGCGCGAACGACGCAGCCCCGGCCCAACTGGCCGGGGCTTTTCGCGTCCGCCGCCTTGACCGGGAGGTCGCGCCCGGACCACTATCGCTCGTGAAGCTCAGCGCGATGGGAGCGGATTGATGCGTATCGGGATCATGGGCGCAGGGGCCATTGGCTGCAACGTCGGCGGCATGCTGGCGCGCGCCGGCCACGACATCACCTTCATCGACCAGTGGCCGGCCCACGTCGAGGCGATGCGGACGACGGGCCTCAAGCTGTCAGGAACCTGGCCGGACTACGTCGTGCCGGCCGGGTCGTTCAAGGCGTTGCACCTCTACGAGGCCCAGAGCATCACCGAGCCGTTCGACGCCGCCTTCCTGGCCGTCAAAGGGTACGACACCGAGTGGGCCACGATGTTCATCCTGCGGTTCCTGAAGGAGCCTGACGGTGTGATCGTGGACTTCCAGAACGGCATCAACGACGAGCGCGTCGCCGCGGTGGCCGGACGCCACCGGACGCTCGGCTGCGTCATCACCATCGGCGCCGGCCTCTACGAGCCGGGCGTGGCGCTGCGGACTGACCCCGTCGGCACGGACCGGATCGGCTTCAAGATCGGCGAGCTGGACGGGCAGGACACGCCGCGCGCCCGCGAGCTGGTCGAGATCATGAACGCTGTCACCAACACCAAACTGACGACGAACCTCTTCGGCGAGCGCTGGTCGAAGCTGGCGGCCAACAGCATGGGCAATCCGGTGGCCGGCCTGAGCGGGCTTGGCACCGCCGAGCTGCGGACGAACGCCACGGCCCGCCGCATCTCGATCCACGTGGCGGCTGAGGTCGTGAAGGTCGCCCGGGCGGCCGGGCACCAGGTCGAGGCGATCAACACCATCGCTCCGCAGCGCTACGTGGACGGCGCCGAGGGCAAGAACCTCGCATCGCTCGAAGAAGACCTGATCGCGGGCGCCAGGTTCTCGACGGGCGCGGGCCGGCCCTCGTTGTTGCAGGACGTGATCCGGGGCCGGCGCACCGAGATCGAAGACCTCAACGGGCTGGTGGTGGCCGAGGGCAAGCGGCTCGGCATCGCCACGCCGTTCAACGAGGCCATCGTCCTCGAGGTCAACCGACACGGCGTCGGGACGCTCCAGCCGGACATCAAGAACCTCGATCCGATTGCGAAGCTGCTGCCCGTCGCCCAGGCGATCCCGGCCTGACCGGCCCGGAAGGAGCACTTGAACAGATGGACTACTCGAAGCTCTCGATGCCTGTCGGCGAGGCGATGTTCACCCAGCGCGCGACGCGCCGCCTCAAGACCGACCCGATCCCGATGGACGACATTCGGCTGATCCTGGAAGCGGCCGTCAAGGCCCCCAACGGCGGCAACTCGCAGCCGGCGCGCTTCATGGTGTTGACCGATCCAGACAAGATCCGCGCGTTCGGCGCACTCTACAAGGAAGCGTGGTGGGCCAAGCGGTCCGACCAGGGCTGGAAGACGTTTGAGGATCTGCCGAAGGACGGGACGTCGTACCGGAACGCGGCCCAGCTTGCCGAAGACATCAAGGACGCTCCTTGCATCATCTTCGCCTTCGGCGCGAACGGGGCCGGCGGTGGCTCGGTGCTGCCGGCGACCCAGAACCTGATGCTGGCCGCGCGCGCGCTCGGCATCGGCAGCGTCCCGACGACGCTGCACGAGTGCGTGATGGACCGCTTCTACGCGATGTTCAACATCCCGAAGGACGCGACGTTCCAGTTCTGCATCCCGATTGGCTACCCCAAGGGCAACTTCGGGCCGACGACGCGCAAGCCGACCGCCGAGGTCAGCTACCTGAACGGCTGGGGCGAGCCGGTGCCCTGGTCGTAGGACGTGGGTCGAACAGGGTGTGCCCGTAGACCGTCAACTTGTGACAACGACGCGATTCCCCCATGTCATTCTGAGCGCAGCGAAGAACCTCACCCGCTGACGCGGGCGTCGACGGCCTGCGGGTGAGGTTCTTCGCTACGCTCGCAAGCTCGTTTCGCTCAGAATGACATACTTCGACTGCCTCTCGACTCTTCACAGCTCGCGCAGCGCGTTGAACTGCGCGACGTAGCCCGACTTGTCGATCCGAGCACCGATCACCACCGGGCGCTCGGATCGGACGGCGGCCGTCAGGGCGTCGGCGAGGGCAGCCTCGCTCTCCACGGTGATGCCGTCCGCGCCGACGCCCTGCGCCAGACGCTCCCAATCGATGCCGCCCAGGCTGATACCGTACGGCTCCATCCCCTTGACTTCCTGCTTGACGCGGATCAGCCCGATCTCCTGGTCGTCGAACACCACGACGACGATGGGGAGTCGTTCACGGACGGCGGTGTGCAGCTCGGCCACGGCCATCAGGAAGCCGCCGTCGCCCGTGAAGCAGACCACCGGGCGATCCGGATGAGCGAGCTTCGCAGCCATGCCGCCCGGGATCGCGTAGCCCATCGTCGCCAGGCCGTTTGAGGTCAGGAAGTCGCGCGGGGCGTACGCCTGCCACTTCTGCACGACCAGCAGGCGGCTCGCG contains:
- a CDS encoding thiamine pyrophosphate-binding protein, with protein sequence MKTAEFVGRFLAARGVQQAFGHPGSDVMDLIEGMEQAGIRFVLTHHENTGAFMANTVGQLTGVPGVALATKGPGVTNITSGVAAALLDRAPLLCFTSHIDATTAASYVHQHLPVVEFYRPISKLAEELTAANAADLLPRAVRTATASLPGSVYLPSSAGEQTKTLAQDDATLQRLIQTPVRPEPLPRPSPAEIEAAAATVAEAKRLLLLVGPGLNHLDVNADLLRTVEALGAPVCVSPEAIGQVPADHPLYVGMFGWYDDPLRRLLDEADTVLTIGVDGWDNMGTYRGGGKVVSIAAAGASDPTFQPVAHALNGDPVTMLRTLAERGRGSRTWGPELAAEVLGEIDHNLGVSTEHQESDGIPPQSVLTLLRAAAPRDAIFSCDVGAHKSLSCQAWRSYGPKSFVVTNGLSPMGYGLASAMGAKLACPDRTVVSVSGDGGLLMYAGELATWARLNLPLVLVVMIDSSLTQVKRRQERRGYSVVSTSFQRIDFCGLAKVHGIESLRAESSAELQRALETAVRANRPFLVEAVLDQEEYRRIPGTP
- a CDS encoding nitroreductase family protein, with amino-acid sequence MDYSKLSMPVGEAMFTQRATRRLKTDPIPMDDIRLILEAAVKAPNGGNSQPARFMVLTDPDKIRAFGALYKEAWWAKRSDQGWKTFEDLPKDGTSYRNAAQLAEDIKDAPCIIFAFGANGAGGGSVLPATQNLMLAARALGIGSVPTTLHECVMDRFYAMFNIPKDATFQFCIPIGYPKGNFGPTTRKPTAEVSYLNGWGEPVPWS
- a CDS encoding 2-dehydropantoate 2-reductase codes for the protein MRIGIMGAGAIGCNVGGMLARAGHDITFIDQWPAHVEAMRTTGLKLSGTWPDYVVPAGSFKALHLYEAQSITEPFDAAFLAVKGYDTEWATMFILRFLKEPDGVIVDFQNGINDERVAAVAGRHRTLGCVITIGAGLYEPGVALRTDPVGTDRIGFKIGELDGQDTPRARELVEIMNAVTNTKLTTNLFGERWSKLAANSMGNPVAGLSGLGTAELRTNATARRISIHVAAEVVKVARAAGHQVEAINTIAPQRYVDGAEGKNLASLEEDLIAGARFSTGAGRPSLLQDVIRGRRTEIEDLNGLVVAEGKRLGIATPFNEAIVLEVNRHGVGTLQPDIKNLDPIAKLLPVAQAIPA